The Aspergillus nidulans FGSC A4 chromosome VIII genome contains the following window.
TGCTCTGACGGAGCAGCACCAGGCATACCTTTTACAGCGCCATGGGACGCTGGATCTCGACCCCTTGCCGAGCATGGACCCGGCCGATCCATACAATTGGCCTTTGTGGAAGGTCAGCCCTACCAGCCCTGCAAAATCTACAAGTCAATTCGTTCGCCTAACATAGGAcagaaagcaacaaacctAGCCCTTGTCGCCTTCCACGCCTGCATGGGCACCTTTACAGCGGCCGCGATCATCCCAGCCTACACAGAAATTGCCGAGGCGGTCCATGTCTCCATCCAGCGCGTCTCCTATCTCACTTCGCTTCAGATCGCCATCCTCGGCGCCGCGCCGCTGCTCTGGAAACCCTTATCCCATCGTTTCGGCCGCCGCCCGATCTTCCTCATGTCTCTAGCGCTCAGCTGTGTCTGTAACATTGGCTGCGCAAAGAGCCCCGACTATGCGTCCATGGCTGCGTGCCGCGCGCTGGTGGCGTTCTTTATCTCTCCGGCCATGGCTCTCGGGAGTGCGGTCGTGATGGAGACATTCTTCACGCAGCAACGGGCGATGTATATGGGAGTCTGGACTGTAATGGTGACCCTGGGGGTGCCGATTGGCCCGTTTATCTTTGGCTTCGTGGCGGAACGGGTCGGGTTTGTCTGGATCTACTGGGTGCTGGCTATTGTACGCTGCTCGCTTACCTCTGGACTGTTGCCATAAAACGATCAGAAACTGACTTCTCTCCCATACAGACTAACGGCATTCAATTCATCCTCTATGTCTTTTTCGGCCCCGAAACCCGCTACACAGGCCCTTCGGCCTCCCCAGTCAAACACCAGTATCTGAACCTAGCTCGCATCGACTCGACCCCTTTCACGCTGGCTGAGTTCTTCCGTCCGTTGTCGCTGTTCGCCAATATTCCTGTTCTGCTATCCGCAGTCGCCTACAGCAtggtcttcctcttcgcctccgtGCTCAACTCGGTCGAAGTCCCACAACTCCTGCAAGAGAAATTCGCCCTCAACGCGCAGCAACTCGGCCTCCAGTTCCTCGGGCTCATCATCGGCTCCCTCCTCGGCGAACAGATGGGCGGTGTCATGTCTGATCTCTGGATGAGCCGCGCAGGACACTTCATGCACAGAACCAAAAATGCCGGCCGTCCCCCACCCGAGTTCCGTCTCTGGCTCAGCTACTTCGGGTACCTGGTTACTATTGCCGGCATGGTTGTCTTTCTCGTCTGCACTGAGCATTCCCCCGAGGGACAGTGGCGGGTCGCGCCCATTGTAGGGACTGGGGTTGGGGCGTTCGGGAACCAAGTTGTTACAACCGTGTTGACGACGTATGCGGTCGACACCTATCCGCAAGATGCCGGTGGTGTAGGGGTCTTTATCAATTTTGTTCGGTCGACGTGGGGGTTTATCGGTCCGTTTTGGTTCCCGTCGATGTTTGAGAGCGTGGGCGTTGCAAAGAGCTCGGGGGTCGTGACGGCGCTGATTGTCGGGTGTAGCTTTGCGCCGACGGTATTCTTGCATATAACAGGGAAAAGGTGGAGGTCTGAGCATTGAAATATGTAGGAGCTACTCAATTGGGGATGGAAGTCTGTTCTAAACTCTGAAAATTCAGCTGGGGCTGTTTTATATACCCAACGATGATAACACTACCCTTCCGTGACAAACTGATGGAAATCAGTGATACGTAGACGACTTAGTCTGCACTCTAAGCGCCTCTATATAGATACCCTGACCATaagagaagacaaaggaaATGAGATGAAATGAAACGCATTAGACTCTCAAATCACCAGTATATCCGCAGCTTCCTTCAGAGTTTCCTCGGTATGCCTCCAGACAGCTCTATCAGCCCCCTCCCCCAAGTACTCCCGCAGAACCGCCGACGTAGCCCTAGCATTGCCCTTCCAATTCAGAAGATACGCACCACCCCCCCTCACCCTGTCTATCCGGGTTGCCGTGTCCACGTCTTCTTTCCCATTGCCCTCCTTAACCGGATACAGGCGCAAGCATAGATGGAAAAGGTGCCTCTCCTCACACTCCGCCAAATTAACACTAAACGGCCACATCAGCGGCCAAAATAAGTGATTATATGCGGCAGCCACGGATCCTGGAAAGCTGTTGGTGTAGATCTTTGTACCCACGAGACCAGGGAATGCGTGGATGAAGGTGACTTTTAGGTGCTTCTTGGCTAAGTGGGCCATCGACAACGAGGTCATTGTAATGGAGTGTTGCAGGCATTTAGTAGGGAGAAATTGTGCTTTAGGTTGAGGTCATCCAAGTTTATGCCGTATTCAAAGCCACTACCGTGAATGGATACCATCCTGCTAGGGATAGAGTTTGGCCCTGGTGAGGTGGAAGGTTCAAGTTCAGATTCAAGCAAAGggaggagattctggatgaTTCGCATGCGGGCATAGTAGCGCAAGGCGAAGAGGCGATCAAGTTCTTCGGATGTCTCTAATCCATTATACGTAACCAGGATTCCACATAAATCATACACATCTTAATCGAATAGGGCAGGATTAGCGCACCACCCCTCCTCCTAAAGGGAATTGAAATCCCGCCGGGCGTCATGAACAGAGAATCCAatttcccttttcctccctTTTCGCTCTCTATGACCTTCTTACAGACGCTGTCCACGTTTCTGATGAGCGAGACATCCGCTTCGATGAAAGTAAACCGTGCTCGCGGGCTTATGCGCTGCAGTTCAGACAGGACTGGTTTCGCGCGGTAGGCGCTTCGTCCGACTATATATACCGTTAGCGCTTTGCCTTCTGTGTGCCTTGTCAAAGCGCGTAGAGTATAGAGGCCGATTCCGCTTGTGCCGCTGACGAAGAGGGCGGTTATCCCTGCAGAGTGAGAAGTAGAGGGGATCGAGCGGAGGGCTGCATTGGAGGAACGGACGAGGTTAATGGGGACCATCATGGTGTGATAAGAATACAAAATCAATTGACTGTGTTGAGACGAAAGACAGATGGGAGTTATGGGGTATTTGGAGGTTGGTTTCATGCTGTCGATTTGAGCTGCGCGTTGCGATTGACTCAGTACCCAGGTGTGTTGTATACTTCCGCCGATGGACTTGGACTGTAAATGGACTAGGCTCGCGAGATCCCTGTCAGTGGAATCGCCTCGAGCAACAATAAGGCAATATTTAGCTACTATTATCCAACATATCTGTGCCTCGCAGGTCTTTATTGGTAAGGTTGCTCGGCCGGATCGGATCGGTCTGTATCACCTGGCTGGGCTGTACAGTATGAAGCAGGCTATTTTTCTTTATTGGAGGCTCGGGAGAGGTCGGAGCTTTTTACGGGCGCTCTACGCAGGTCAGAAAGCAGTCTACTGCGTGGGTCAGTTAAGCGAAGCAGGCAagccaggagaagatcgacTATGGCGAGAATCAATAGAGTTGGTAGGGATTTGAGGCGGTCGAAGGAAAGCCTGGTTATGGCACATCTCCCACATCCTTCTCTCTCGTCAAACATATGTTAAATACTCAGACTATTTCACGGAGTTTTCAGAGGGTCTCAATTGCCCTTTACTCAAATCCTTCGGCTCCATTGGTACTTCGACCTAGATCTACCGGGTACAGAGTTCTCTGTACGTATTAACCTGTGCCGTATATGTAGTCTAGCCGTACATGCCCTCTAAGGATATACCAGATCTGCTTTTCAATTAGTTGCACCTCGACGATTTTACCATGGTATATTTAAGTCAGAGGACAACCAATCATGTTATAACACGGAGAATGCAAGAAGTAGTTACATTGCCTGCAGTTGCGCGAGACCGAGTCATGATTATGATCAGGGGTCTACTGCGAATGATAGTAAGTCAGcgtttttttctttcttcattTACAATGCCAAGTATACTTGAATTCTAGATGAGGATTAGAATTTGTTTTGGATCTGCTGCCGAAGGTTAAAAGATATATACTAGGGCTGCTTGGTGGCATACTGTGGGGATGGGGTATATTCGCGATCAGGGCTACGGTTCTCTTGATCATCGGTTCCCTACTATAGCGCGTCTTGGGAGAAGCATTAGTCTCTAAAATGTGTTTTCGAACCGTGCACGAGATTGCTATTAACATAACTAGACGAATTAACATAATTAACATAACTATACGAACTTTACCCTCTGACTCCACCGCAGTCACGTGTGATCCACTAAATTCGCAGAATGCAATATACACCCATGATGTATCCTACCATTACGTTTTGGCATCTATAGCAGCTAACTTGCTGTTGCTTGCCCTTACTAATAATATAATTTATAATCTCTAAGTACAGGCAATTAGAATCACCTATGATTATAGCATATTCTTTACGAGCTTCTCTACCTAACAAGTTCATAATtgctattatatatatttggaTTTGCTGTGACAGTTAGCAGGGCGCCGGAAACGGCTCTGGGAACTGGTTTTCTTATATAAAACTAATTATTCTCCGATCCAAATCGATCAGATAAGCCGCACGATAGTGATACCGATACCGATACCGTACCGATAACGTGCGTCGGCGGATCCCGCAGCGGGACTGCCCGGCCGACTGTTACACAAAAGTATCTATAAAAGCGATAGACACCAACAGGGACCCAGATTCCAAATAGGCTGTCTATATATAAAGATTTACACAATGCCAGCCATCACTGTTAAGCCACTAACACCGCCAGCCGGGTCTGCAATCGACTTCGGTGCCGTCATTACAGATGTTGACCTGGAGCATTTGACTGGTACCTCTCTCCCTCGAGCACCCTTTGATTTATTGTGTACAGGTACTAAATGCAATGACAGACGGAGACTTCTCCACGATACGCTCAGCCCTGTACACACACCTTGTAGTCGTGCTCAAAAATCAACACCAACTCACCCCTAAAGCGCAATATGAACTCACCCGCCGATTCGACCCATCCGCTACACAGTACGGCCACGGCAAGACCCTTGACGCAAAGCGTAGCATCCTTCACCCAGACTTAAAGACTATCccgcaccagccacaagtgCAAGTCATCGGGCACGGATTCATTGACTCGTACGA
Protein-coding sequences here:
- a CDS encoding putative MFS multidrug transporter (transcript_id=CADANIAT00002201) — encoded protein: MEKTQPAYVEEAGNGAHTPLEGALTEQHQAYLLQRHGTLDLDPLPSMDPADPYNWPLWKKATNLALVAFHACMGTFTAAAIIPAYTEIAEAVHVSIQRVSYLTSLQIAILGAAPLLWKPLSHRFGRRPIFLMSLALSCVCNIGCAKSPDYASMAACRALVAFFISPAMALGSAVVMETFFTQQRAMYMGVWTVMVTLGVPIGPFIFGFVAERVGFVWIYWVLAITNGIQFILYVFFGPETRYTGPSASPVKHQYLNLARIDSTPFTLAEFFRPLSLFANIPVLLSAVAYSMVFLFASVLNSVEVPQLLQEKFALNAQQLGLQFLGLIIGSLLGEQMGGVMSDLWMSRAGHFMHRTKNAGRPPPEFRLWLSYFGYLVTIAGMVVFLVCTEHSPEGQWRVAPIVGTGVGAFGNQVVTTVLTTYAVDTYPQDAGGVGVFINFVRSTWGFIGPFWFPSMFESVGVAKSSGVVTALIVGCSFAPTYIRSFLQSFLGMPPDSSISPLPQVLPQNRRRSPSIALPIQKIRTTPPHPVYPGCRVHVFFPIALLNRIQAQA
- a CDS encoding uncharacterized protein (transcript_id=CADANIAT00002202), whose protein sequence is MVPINLVRSSNAALRSIPSTSHSAGITALFVSGTSGIGLYTLRALTRHTEGKALTVYIVGRSAYRAKPVLSELQRISPRARFTFIEADVSLIRNVDSVCKKVIESEKGGKGKLDSLFMTPGGISIPFRRRETSEELDRLFALRYYARMRIIQNLLPLLESELEPSTSPGPNSIPSRMVSIHGSGFEYGINLDDLNLKHNFSLLNACNTPLQ